Proteins from one Cryptomeria japonica chromosome 4, Sugi_1.0, whole genome shotgun sequence genomic window:
- the LOC131047660 gene encoding non-symbiotic hemoglobin 1 — MAALSSVRVFTKSKAAGFQSDGTLNSISRRTGQLATQKAVLVRSMYINNQKRQTLGLSWIQTETFEESKLLRPKAHRLSKCKRCSVQIYSAKRYGTSVDLQVQVFSDEQGVLVKKSWNAMKKNAGELGFTFFLRIFEIAPSAKRLFSFLQDSEVPLEKNSQLKAHALSVFTMTCESAVQLAESGSIRMPESTLKELGTVHFKSGVVDEHFDVTKYALLETIKGAAPDLWSPQLKSAWEEAYSQLVQAIKNEMKPV; from the exons ATGGCCGCTTTGTCTTCTGTAAGGGTTTTCACAAAGTCAAAAGCAGCAGGATTTCAGTCCG ATGGAACTTTGAACTCAATAAGCAGGCGGACTGGACAGTTGGCAACACAGAAAGCTGTGCTTGTGCGTTCCATGTATATTAACAATCAAAAGAGGCAAACGTTGGGCTTGTCATGGATTCAAACGGAGACATTTGAGGAAAGCAAGTTGTTAAGGCCAAAAGCACACCGTCTTAGCAAATGTAAGCGGTGCTCTGTTCAAATTTACTCAGCTAAAAGATATGGCACTTCTGTCGATCTTCAAGTACAGGTCTTCTCCGATGAACAAGGAGTTCTGGTAAAAAAgtcatggaatgccatgaaaaAGAATGCAGGCGAACTAGGATTTACCTTCTTTTTGAG AATTTTTGAGATAGCCCCATCAGCAAAACGCCTTTTCTCTTTTCTACAAGATTCTGAGGTTCCGTTAGAGAAAAACTCACAGCTCAAAGCTCATGCCCTCTCAGTCTTCACTATG ACATGTGAATCCGCTGTACAACTTGCAGAAAGTGGGTCCATCAGAATGCCGGAATCAACTCTGAAAGAATTGGGTACAGTCCATTTCAAATCTGGAGTAGTTGATGAACATTTCGAT GTGACTAAATATGCTCTGCTGGAGACTATAAAGGGGGCTGCGCCTGATTTGTGGTCTCCACAGTTGAAATCTGCATGGGAAGAAGCCTACTCACAACTAGTTCAAGCCATCAAGAATGAGATGAAGCCTGTATAG